Sequence from the Pseudomonas frederiksbergensis genome:
TATCTTGGATATTGGAATTCCGAAGTTGGATGGGCTGGAAGTCATCGCACGCTTGACCGTCAATCCTTCGCCCGTGAAAGTGCTGGTATTGACCTCCCAGGCACCCGGGCATTTTTCGATGCGCTGTATGCAGACAGGGGCGGCGGGCTATGTTTGCAAACAGCAGGATCTGACGGAATTGTTAAGTGCGATTAAGGCCGTGTTGTCAGGCTATAGTTACTTTCCCAACCAGGCACTGCATACGGTACGTTCAACACTCGGAAATGCCAGCGAGTCCGAGATGGTGAATCGTCTGTCTGGGCGGGAAATGATGGTCTTGCAGCAACTGGCTCGTGGAAAGACCAATAAGGAAATAGCAGACGCGATGTTCCTGAGCAACAAGACCGTCAGTACCTACAAGACTCGCCTGTTGTTGAAACTGAACGCCCGTTCGCTGGTCGACCTGATCGAACTGGCACAGCGAAATGGATTGGTGTGAACGCCAGGCCTCTCACACGATA
This genomic interval carries:
- a CDS encoding response regulator transcription factor; the encoded protein is MNKVLIVDDHPVIRLAVRLLMERHGYEVIAETDNGVDALQIAREQMPDIVILDIGIPKLDGLEVIARLTVNPSPVKVLVLTSQAPGHFSMRCMQTGAAGYVCKQQDLTELLSAIKAVLSGYSYFPNQALHTVRSTLGNASESEMVNRLSGREMMVLQQLARGKTNKEIADAMFLSNKTVSTYKTRLLLKLNARSLVDLIELAQRNGLV